The following are from one region of the Eubacterium sp. MSJ-33 genome:
- the dnaX gene encoding DNA polymerase III subunit gamma/tau, translating to MSYMALYRKWRPDAFEEIKGQEHIVTTIRNQIVHDRVGHAYLFCGTRGTGKTTTAKLMAKAVNCEHPVNGSPCNECASCKAIAAGASMNVIEVDAASNNGVDNIRQITDSVNYSPSSGKYLVYIIDEVHMLRDAAYNALLKTLEEPPSYVIFILATTESHKIPATIMSRCQRYDFHRISLEVIADRLQELLSRENIPATREAVEYVARAADGSMRDGLSILEQCISYHMGEELTLDKVLDAIGAVDVEVYIQLFENLKKRDVVGALKIIDEAIWQGKDLLQLVNEFTGFIRNILVLSIDTSMTMEVNQETKDRMIALAQDANEDALMHAIYVLQDASAKITYTSSKRVMLELAIIKLCKPEMRYDVEGMNQRIELLEKQLAETKELLKEQQAHPVVMTVTQPADGVVVQQPAVPVGDSSEHIKQNLRDKYPQAEYEDLLLIAKAWKTIGKRGPRLVQHYYRQASLVAGRESGTLELVVADTPDNDLAISYFANQDKLDELGEQLTDMAQCKVRVTFRKIEGREEAHELQKDWDLSRIVFDDIEMHE from the coding sequence ATGTCATACATGGCATTATACCGGAAGTGGAGACCGGACGCATTTGAGGAGATCAAAGGGCAGGAACATATTGTAACGACGATCCGAAATCAGATTGTTCATGACCGTGTCGGACATGCATATCTGTTCTGCGGAACCAGAGGTACCGGAAAGACTACAACCGCAAAACTTATGGCGAAAGCAGTTAATTGCGAGCATCCGGTAAATGGAAGTCCGTGTAATGAGTGCGCGAGCTGCAAAGCGATTGCAGCGGGGGCATCCATGAATGTGATTGAGGTTGATGCGGCAAGTAATAATGGTGTTGATAACATCCGTCAGATTACGGATTCGGTGAATTATTCTCCGTCAAGCGGAAAATATCTGGTCTATATCATTGATGAGGTGCATATGCTTCGGGACGCTGCATATAATGCACTTCTGAAGACATTGGAGGAACCGCCATCATATGTAATATTTATATTGGCAACGACAGAATCTCACAAGATTCCTGCAACAATCATGTCCCGATGCCAGCGCTATGATTTCCATAGAATTTCGCTGGAAGTAATCGCGGATCGCTTACAGGAGCTGTTGAGCCGGGAGAATATTCCTGCAACAAGAGAAGCGGTCGAATATGTGGCACGTGCCGCAGATGGCTCCATGCGAGACGGATTAAGTATTCTGGAGCAATGTATCTCCTATCATATGGGAGAAGAACTGACGCTCGATAAAGTGCTTGATGCGATTGGTGCCGTGGATGTTGAAGTCTATATACAATTATTCGAGAACCTGAAAAAACGCGATGTAGTCGGAGCGTTAAAGATCATTGATGAGGCAATCTGGCAGGGGAAGGATCTGTTACAGCTTGTAAATGAATTTACAGGATTTATACGAAATATCCTGGTTTTATCAATTGATACTTCCATGACGATGGAAGTCAATCAGGAGACAAAAGACCGGATGATTGCGCTTGCGCAGGATGCAAATGAAGATGCGTTGATGCATGCGATCTATGTACTTCAGGATGCGTCAGCAAAAATCACGTACACATCATCGAAACGTGTCATGTTAGAGCTGGCAATTATCAAGCTCTGCAAACCGGAAATGCGGTACGATGTGGAAGGCATGAACCAGAGGATTGAACTTCTGGAAAAACAGCTTGCCGAAACAAAGGAATTGTTAAAAGAACAGCAGGCACATCCGGTTGTTATGACGGTTACACAGCCCGCAGATGGGGTGGTTGTACAGCAGCCGGCTGTTCCGGTGGGTGATTCTTCGGAACATATTAAACAAAATCTGCGGGATAAATACCCACAGGCTGAATACGAGGATCTGCTCCTGATTGCGAAGGCATGGAAGACGATAGGGAAACGCGGTCCGAGACTGGTGCAGCATTATTACAGACAGGCGTCGCTTGTTGCCGGAAGGGAATCCGGTACGTTGGAACTTGTGGTAGCAGATACGCCGGACAACGATCTGGCAATATCATATTTCGCAAATCAGGATAAGCTTGATGAACTTGGTGAGCAGCTTACGGATATGGCACAGTGTAAGGTGCGTGTGACATTCCGGAAGATCGAAGGCAGAGAAGAAGCACATGAACTGCAGAAAGACTGGGATCTGAGCAGAATCGTGTTTGATGATATAGAAATGCATGAATAA
- the recR gene encoding recombination mediator RecR, whose amino-acid sequence MDIYGEKVNRLIGELGRLPGIGGKTAQRLAFHIINMPEEQVESLSAAITDAKKHIRYCKSCYTITDQELCPVCASPKRNHKLIMVVETPRDLAAYERVGQYQGVYHVLNGVINPAMGIGTGDIRLKELILRLEQEDVEELIIATNSSVEGEATAMYISKLVKPSGIKVTRIASGVPVGGDLECIDEVTLLRALEGRTVL is encoded by the coding sequence ATGGATATTTATGGAGAGAAAGTAAACCGGCTGATTGGTGAATTGGGAAGACTTCCGGGAATCGGCGGAAAGACTGCACAGCGGCTGGCGTTCCATATTATCAATATGCCGGAAGAACAGGTGGAGAGCCTGTCGGCAGCAATTACAGATGCCAAAAAGCATATCCGGTATTGCAAATCCTGTTATACGATTACAGATCAGGAGTTATGTCCGGTGTGTGCATCCCCGAAACGGAATCACAAACTGATTATGGTAGTGGAAACTCCGAGAGATCTTGCAGCGTATGAACGCGTTGGGCAGTATCAGGGAGTGTATCATGTATTGAATGGTGTAATTAATCCGGCAATGGGAATTGGAACCGGCGATATCCGGTTGAAAGAGCTGATTCTTCGGTTGGAACAGGAAGATGTGGAAGAGTTAATTATTGCAACAAATTCCAGTGTGGAAGGTGAGGCAACCGCGATGTATATATCAAAGCTGGTTAAACCGTCTGGGATTAAAGTGACTCGGATTGCAAGTGGCGTTCCTGTCGGTGGTGATCTGGAGTGTATCGACGAAGTGACGCTGCTTCGGGCGCTGGAAGGAAGAACTGTATTGTAA
- a CDS encoding SCP2 sterol-binding domain-containing protein, whose protein sequence is MKINVYYGGRGLLEDPTLFVVEKIIQVLQELRVEVTRYNMYEDKSGIATLPNTLKDCDGVILAASLEWFGIGGYMQQFLDMCWLYGDKEKIASLYMMPVVVATAYGEQDAELSLRKAWDVLGGISEPGIATYVDSTDVLEQESRYLNLIEKKSEDFYRLINKKAMKLPTSNTAVKNTLIKQNNINLTPQESEQLSKFVADDGYVKKQKEDIEELAAMFKQMLGDEEESPEPPSIYEDDIVEGFYKNFHPEAGFTASYVIIIPDMGKNLVIHVGKVLQCGYGADTEADVKLKASSTMLRNILTGKNSFQKGFMSGEITAKGNFKTLRMLDQIFHI, encoded by the coding sequence GTGAAGATAAATGTATATTACGGAGGCCGGGGGCTGCTGGAGGATCCAACACTCTTTGTAGTGGAGAAGATCATTCAGGTGCTTCAGGAGCTTCGGGTAGAAGTAACAAGATATAATATGTACGAGGACAAATCAGGAATTGCAACGCTCCCCAACACATTAAAGGATTGTGATGGAGTTATTCTTGCAGCGAGTCTGGAGTGGTTCGGAATTGGCGGATATATGCAGCAGTTTCTGGATATGTGCTGGCTGTATGGAGACAAGGAGAAGATTGCATCACTTTATATGATGCCAGTTGTCGTCGCGACTGCCTATGGCGAGCAGGATGCGGAACTGTCTTTGCGGAAAGCATGGGATGTACTGGGTGGTATTTCGGAGCCCGGCATTGCGACTTATGTGGATTCCACAGATGTGCTGGAACAGGAAAGCCGGTATCTGAATCTGATCGAGAAAAAATCTGAAGACTTCTATCGCCTGATTAATAAAAAAGCGATGAAACTGCCGACGAGTAACACTGCTGTAAAAAACACGTTGATTAAGCAGAATAATATCAATCTGACTCCACAGGAGAGTGAACAGCTTTCTAAGTTTGTGGCAGATGATGGATATGTGAAGAAGCAAAAAGAGGATATCGAAGAACTCGCAGCGATGTTCAAGCAGATGCTTGGAGATGAGGAGGAAAGTCCGGAACCGCCAAGTATTTATGAAGATGATATCGTAGAAGGATTTTATAAGAATTTCCATCCGGAAGCTGGATTTACAGCAAGTTATGTAATTATAATTCCGGATATGGGAAAGAATTTAGTGATACATGTAGGGAAAGTCTTGCAGTGCGGATATGGCGCCGATACGGAAGCCGATGTCAAGTTGAAAGCGTCAAGTACGATGCTACGCAATATTCTGACTGGAAAGAACAGCTTCCAAAAAGGCTTTATGTCAGGAGAGATTACCGCGAAAGGTAATTTTAAGACACTTCGGATGCTGGATCAGATTTTCCATATATAA
- a CDS encoding DUF6382 domain-containing protein, with the protein MEILFGNKGIYHYIDAKVGTMQELEEKGYLYRVRMLVENELPYILPSSFICSDGVVWMSHNTKSCYGLQSMLQQKKMTGDWLRQILVQIVKQAEMLEKYLLDASDLVVCVEYLFFHTEKEEIRLLCVPGYQKPLKEQIAAFLEYLMPRFDHGDRAGERFLYECHQVLADEWNDISAFFTLLESDKNADEEVYTYTCQDAGSAALPLREAEKSVDTVFSKRFFLYALAGGAALALIIKYLFFDGTTGTAIFGIVWLSALIVLAIMTAREKDERDESDVAMQEYKMHERENAVGFLAETDERTDCGATYLPALQQTEKKKEGMKLVPLSNGALEAFRIPADIESLTIGRDKTSDYRVTTTQISRVHARLFNRSDGLYIEDANSTNGTFINTKRIPPMNQQKLEKGDVVGLANEEFFIA; encoded by the coding sequence ATGGAAATATTGTTTGGGAATAAGGGAATTTATCATTATATAGATGCAAAGGTCGGAACGATGCAGGAACTGGAAGAAAAAGGGTATCTGTATCGTGTGAGAATGCTTGTCGAGAACGAGCTGCCATATATTTTACCATCATCTTTTATATGCAGTGACGGAGTGGTATGGATGTCACATAATACGAAGAGCTGTTATGGATTGCAGTCGATGCTGCAGCAAAAAAAGATGACAGGAGACTGGCTCAGACAGATTCTGGTGCAGATTGTAAAGCAGGCAGAGATGCTGGAAAAGTATCTGTTGGATGCGTCAGATCTGGTAGTATGTGTGGAGTATTTGTTTTTCCATACAGAAAAAGAAGAAATACGCCTGTTGTGTGTGCCAGGATATCAGAAACCTTTGAAAGAACAGATTGCGGCATTTCTGGAATATCTGATGCCACGGTTTGATCATGGCGACCGGGCGGGAGAACGATTTCTGTATGAGTGTCATCAGGTGCTTGCAGATGAGTGGAATGATATAAGTGCTTTTTTCACATTGTTGGAATCGGATAAAAATGCAGATGAAGAAGTATATACCTATACATGCCAAGATGCTGGGAGTGCAGCGTTACCTTTGCGTGAAGCAGAAAAATCGGTCGATACTGTTTTCTCTAAGCGCTTTTTTCTGTATGCGCTAGCTGGTGGTGCAGCACTCGCCCTGATTATTAAATATTTGTTCTTTGATGGGACGACAGGAACCGCAATATTTGGAATTGTGTGGCTGTCTGCTCTGATCGTGCTTGCGATTATGACCGCGCGGGAAAAAGATGAGAGAGATGAATCGGATGTGGCAATGCAGGAATATAAAATGCATGAAAGGGAAAATGCCGTTGGGTTTTTGGCGGAAACAGATGAGAGGACGGATTGCGGGGCCACATATCTGCCGGCTTTGCAACAGACAGAGAAAAAGAAAGAAGGCATGAAGCTGGTACCGCTGTCGAATGGTGCGCTGGAAGCATTTCGTATTCCGGCGGATATAGAGTCGCTCACCATAGGAAGGGATAAGACTTCGGATTACCGTGTCACGACAACACAGATCAGCCGTGTGCATGCGCGGCTTTTTAACAGGTCGGATGGTCTGTATATTGAGGATGCGAACTCAACAAATGGAACATTTATCAATACAAAACGTATTCCGCCAATGAATCAGCAGAAGTTAGAAAAAGGCGATGTGGTGGGGCTTGCAAATGAAGAGTTTTTTATCGCGTGA
- a CDS encoding Flp1 family type IVb pilin produces MDIWNRFWTEEDGMGVVEVLLIVVVLVGLALIFKEQITTLVQSIWTSINKDAKKVYS; encoded by the coding sequence ATGGATATATGGAACCGTTTTTGGACAGAGGAAGACGGAATGGGAGTAGTTGAAGTGCTACTTATAGTGGTTGTGCTCGTGGGACTCGCGCTGATTTTTAAAGAACAGATTACCACGTTGGTGCAATCCATCTGGACATCCATTAACAAGGATGCAAAGAAAGTATATTCGTAG
- a CDS encoding 6-phosphofructokinase, with product MKRIGMLTSGGDCQALNATMRGVAKGLYNTFDDVEVYGFLEGYKGLIYGNYVKMKPSDFSGILTKGGTILGSSRQPFKLIDEPTPEGLNKVEEMKKNYNKLKLDALVVLGGNGSQKTANRLSQEGLNVIGLPKTIDNDIWGTDMTFGFQSAVDVATQAIDCIHTTACSHNRVFIVEVMGHKVGWITLHAGIASGADIILIPEIPYDIAKVCEALDRRTKQGKGFSILAVAEGAISKEVAALPKKERKAAVAAAAEKYPSVAYEVADKIKEYSGMDIRVTVPGHTQRGGSPDSYDRVISSLFGAEAVELIKNKDFGKLVVMRNNEVTAIPMEESAGKLKYVSKDDSIVKYAKRLGISFGDE from the coding sequence ATGAAGAGAATTGGTATGTTGACAAGTGGCGGAGATTGTCAGGCGCTGAATGCAACAATGCGAGGCGTGGCGAAGGGACTTTATAACACATTTGATGATGTGGAAGTATATGGTTTCTTAGAAGGTTACAAAGGACTGATATATGGCAATTATGTGAAGATGAAGCCGTCAGATTTCTCAGGGATTCTGACAAAGGGCGGTACAATTCTTGGCAGCTCCCGTCAGCCGTTCAAGCTGATTGATGAGCCAACACCGGAAGGCTTGAATAAAGTAGAAGAAATGAAGAAAAATTACAACAAGCTCAAGCTTGACGCGCTGGTTGTTCTCGGTGGAAATGGTTCTCAGAAAACTGCAAACCGCCTGTCACAGGAAGGCTTGAATGTTATAGGACTGCCAAAGACGATTGACAATGATATTTGGGGTACAGATATGACATTTGGATTCCAGAGTGCTGTGGATGTAGCTACACAGGCAATCGATTGTATTCATACAACTGCCTGCTCACATAACCGTGTATTTATCGTAGAGGTTATGGGACATAAGGTAGGCTGGATTACGCTGCATGCTGGTATCGCATCCGGTGCAGACATCATCCTGATTCCGGAGATTCCATATGATATTGCGAAGGTATGCGAAGCGCTTGACAGAAGAACCAAGCAGGGAAAAGGATTTTCTATCCTTGCAGTCGCAGAAGGTGCGATCTCCAAGGAAGTTGCAGCACTTCCAAAGAAGGAGCGCAAGGCGGCAGTCGCAGCAGCAGCGGAGAAATATCCATCTGTTGCATATGAAGTGGCAGATAAGATTAAGGAATATTCTGGTATGGATATCCGTGTGACAGTTCCCGGACATACACAGCGAGGCGGAAGCCCGGATTCTTATGACCGTGTAATCTCCAGTCTGTTCGGTGCGGAAGCGGTAGAACTGATTAAGAATAAGGATTTTGGCAAGCTTGTTGTTATGCGTAACAATGAAGTGACAGCAATTCCGATGGAAGAGTCTGCCGGAAAGTTGAAATATGTATCAAAAGATGACAGTATTGTAAAATACGCAAAAAGACTTGGCATTTCTTTCGGTGACGAATAA
- a CDS encoding DUF5702 domain-containing protein: protein MNNRGRIVVFISMITAAMLVLITLVIQVVVLSAAKSKTVIASRLSMSDIKACYNSYIFEHYHILLFDKTAGGRGEAYLEEQLQQEFVDKLGSGYADTQVAITDMEMLTDNNCAAFKEQIKDYMVYAAAEQGIELCVDKIREKTGGQDGTLPEELKEDMKDAEDGAQKPEDVVDDITEKETDVEPDVPEREDMESDELQSWKQSEDPRDYTKKLSNSMILNLVLPEDKTVSMTTVELEDAPSRMLNRVFTYYEEIDRDFDNMQRMSDGLEALGSWQDSLVNTGAELVYAGQVFNSYQEEKNETAVLTYEQEYLIAGKPSDYENLRSVVNRMIGIRFPVNYISLCKQPDKMEKLKELATAIAWAAPYLIPTLKYFLAGCWAYIESIADVRVLFDGKKAPFSKNADTWITDIEHIGESLSKKTEDDEDGLDYQAYLTILQALDAEGVTARMLDLIQINTRQSEQEFEIKNAAVGFSADFESSFNGQTFRYHQSTAY from the coding sequence ATGAATAACAGAGGAAGAATCGTTGTTTTTATCAGCATGATAACAGCCGCTATGCTTGTATTGATCACGCTTGTGATACAGGTTGTTGTGTTATCGGCAGCGAAATCCAAAACGGTCATTGCGAGCCGTCTTTCCATGTCGGATATAAAAGCCTGCTATAACAGCTATATATTTGAACATTATCATATTCTCCTTTTTGATAAAACAGCAGGTGGAAGAGGGGAGGCGTATTTGGAGGAGCAATTACAACAGGAATTTGTGGATAAGCTTGGCAGTGGATATGCGGATACACAGGTTGCAATCACGGATATGGAGATGCTTACAGATAATAACTGTGCGGCTTTCAAAGAGCAGATAAAGGATTATATGGTGTATGCGGCGGCGGAACAGGGAATTGAGTTGTGCGTGGATAAAATTAGAGAAAAAACAGGTGGACAGGATGGAACATTGCCGGAAGAACTAAAAGAAGATATGAAAGATGCAGAAGATGGAGCGCAGAAACCGGAAGATGTTGTGGACGACATCACTGAAAAGGAAACAGATGTTGAGCCGGATGTGCCTGAACGGGAAGACATGGAATCAGATGAGCTGCAATCGTGGAAACAATCGGAAGATCCAAGAGATTATACTAAAAAGTTGTCAAACAGTATGATTTTGAATCTGGTTTTGCCGGAGGATAAAACAGTGTCGATGACGACAGTTGAACTGGAAGATGCTCCGAGCCGTATGTTAAACCGGGTGTTTACATATTATGAGGAGATTGATCGTGATTTTGACAACATGCAGCGGATGTCAGATGGACTGGAGGCACTTGGATCCTGGCAGGATTCGCTGGTTAATACAGGTGCAGAGCTTGTATATGCCGGTCAGGTGTTTAACTCATATCAGGAGGAAAAAAATGAGACGGCAGTGCTTACATATGAGCAGGAATATCTGATTGCAGGAAAACCATCCGATTATGAGAATTTAAGATCAGTGGTAAATCGTATGATTGGAATTCGATTTCCTGTTAATTATATCAGCCTTTGTAAACAACCGGATAAAATGGAAAAACTGAAGGAACTTGCAACGGCAATCGCATGGGCAGCACCGTATCTGATACCGACGTTGAAATATTTTCTTGCGGGCTGTTGGGCATATATTGAATCAATTGCAGATGTACGTGTGCTTTTTGACGGTAAAAAAGCACCGTTTTCAAAAAATGCGGATACATGGATCACAGATATAGAACATATAGGAGAAAGCCTGTCAAAAAAGACAGAGGATGATGAAGATGGACTGGATTATCAGGCGTATCTTACAATTTTGCAGGCGCTGGATGCAGAGGGTGTCACTGCACGGATGTTAGATCTGATCCAGATAAATACCAGACAGTCTGAGCAGGAATTTGAAATAAAAAATGCTGCGGTGGGATTTTCGGCTGATTTTGAAAGCAGCTTTAATGGACAGACATTCCGCTATCATCAAAGTACAGCATATTAA
- a CDS encoding TadE family protein: MQQKTDQGSASLEAAFVVPIFLLAMVTLFLIVQSVLVEAQIYEAAAETAEYMSELAYMDGGNEAIAYLRFPKYVDDTDRVNQYVKQGVHGITFWGSTMNTDSCYVRLRVDYDMKYMGARSFEIKKRAYTGADWQKKGAEENTAEKYVYVTDNQEVYHLTRQCSYLSLQIQPCSLEMAKNGGYDACAFCGTEKTGTNVYITSEGERYHSSIKCSGLKRTIYRKKKSEVQGLGPCSRCGGTE; the protein is encoded by the coding sequence ATGCAACAAAAGACAGATCAAGGAAGTGCATCTCTGGAAGCGGCATTTGTTGTACCAATATTTCTTCTGGCGATGGTGACATTGTTTTTAATCGTTCAAAGTGTGCTTGTGGAAGCACAGATTTATGAGGCGGCAGCAGAGACAGCAGAATATATGTCGGAGCTTGCTTATATGGATGGTGGTAATGAAGCGATTGCGTATCTGCGGTTTCCGAAGTATGTAGATGATACAGACCGTGTAAATCAATATGTAAAACAGGGTGTGCATGGAATTACATTTTGGGGTAGCACAATGAATACAGACAGCTGCTATGTCCGATTGCGGGTTGATTACGATATGAAGTATATGGGAGCACGTTCTTTTGAGATAAAAAAACGTGCGTACACGGGTGCGGACTGGCAAAAGAAGGGTGCAGAAGAGAATACGGCAGAGAAATATGTCTATGTGACGGACAATCAGGAAGTATATCATCTGACGCGCCAATGTTCCTATTTATCATTGCAGATACAACCATGTTCTCTGGAGATGGCAAAAAACGGTGGTTATGATGCGTGTGCATTTTGCGGAACGGAAAAGACGGGAACAAATGTGTATATAACAAGTGAAGGTGAACGGTATCACAGTAGTATAAAGTGCAGTGGGTTAAAAAGAACCATATACCGGAAAAAGAAAAGTGAGGTGCAGGGACTTGGTCCGTGTTCCCGATGTGGGGGAACAGAGTAG
- a CDS encoding YbaB/EbfC family nucleoid-associated protein: protein MAKRGGYGGMGMMPGNMNNLMKQAQKMQKQMEETTKALEEKEYEATAGGGVVKVKINGKKEVTEVHLDEEVVDKDDIEMLEDLIMAAMNEAIRMQDEDQKNSMGKITGGLGGGLPF from the coding sequence ATGGCAAAAAGAGGTGGATACGGTGGAATGGGTATGATGCCCGGAAATATGAACAATCTGATGAAACAGGCACAGAAGATGCAGAAGCAGATGGAAGAAACCACCAAAGCGCTTGAAGAGAAGGAATATGAGGCAACTGCCGGAGGTGGAGTTGTCAAGGTGAAAATCAACGGTAAGAAGGAAGTTACCGAAGTACATCTGGATGAAGAAGTTGTCGATAAGGATGATATTGAAATGCTGGAAGATCTGATTATGGCAGCGATGAATGAAGCAATCCGCATGCAGGATGAGGATCAGAAGAATTCCATGGGTAAGATTACCGGCGGACTTGGTGGAGGATTACCGTTCTAA
- a CDS encoding diaminopimelate decarboxylase has translation MKTPFVTKAQIEEIVKTYPTPFHIYDEKGIRENARKLKQAFAWNKGYKEYFAVKATPNPTILKILAEEGCGTDCSSYTELLMSERLGITGSDIMFSSNDTPAEEFVLAKKLGANINLDDYTHVQFLKDTCGVPETVFCRYNPGGTFSISTTIMDNPGDAKYGMTKEQLFKAYTELRDAGAKKFGLHSFLASNTVTNDYYPTLAKILFEVAVELKEKTGIELSYINLSGGVGIPYTPDKEGNDILKIGEGVHKVFDEVLVPAGLGDISLFTELGRFMLAPYGHLVTKAIHEKHIYKEYIGVDACAVNLMRPAMYGAYHHITVLGKENTPCDHTYDVTGSLCENNDKFAIDRTLPKIDMGDYLVIHDTGAHGFAMGYNYNGKLKSAELLLCEDGSVKQIRRAETPEDYFATLDGFWDVEV, from the coding sequence ATGAAGACACCATTTGTAACGAAAGCACAGATCGAAGAGATCGTAAAGACATACCCGACTCCGTTCCATATCTACGACGAGAAGGGCATCCGTGAAAATGCAAGAAAATTAAAGCAGGCATTTGCATGGAACAAAGGTTATAAAGAATATTTCGCAGTCAAGGCAACTCCAAACCCAACCATCCTGAAGATTCTAGCAGAAGAGGGCTGCGGTACCGACTGTTCTTCTTATACAGAACTTCTGATGTCAGAAAGACTTGGTATCACAGGTTCTGACATCATGTTCTCATCGAACGACACACCTGCCGAAGAGTTTGTTCTGGCTAAAAAACTCGGTGCGAACATCAACTTAGACGATTACACACATGTACAGTTCCTGAAGGATACCTGTGGTGTTCCGGAGACAGTATTCTGCCGTTACAATCCGGGCGGAACCTTCTCTATCTCCACAACGATCATGGACAACCCCGGCGATGCCAAATACGGCATGACGAAGGAACAGTTGTTCAAAGCATATACCGAGCTGCGTGACGCAGGTGCGAAGAAGTTCGGTTTGCATTCGTTCCTTGCAAGTAACACGGTCACGAACGACTACTATCCAACCCTTGCAAAGATTCTGTTCGAGGTCGCTGTTGAGCTGAAGGAAAAGACCGGCATCGAGCTTTCCTACATCAACCTGTCCGGCGGTGTCGGTATCCCTTATACACCGGATAAGGAAGGAAATGATATCTTAAAAATCGGCGAAGGCGTACACAAGGTATTCGATGAGGTGCTTGTCCCTGCAGGACTTGGCGATATCAGCCTGTTCACAGAGCTTGGCCGTTTCATGCTTGCCCCTTACGGACACCTTGTTACAAAGGCAATCCACGAGAAGCACATCTACAAGGAGTACATCGGCGTGGATGCCTGTGCAGTCAACCTGATGCGTCCGGCTATGTATGGTGCTTACCACCACATCACAGTCCTTGGCAAGGAAAATACACCTTGCGACCACACCTATGATGTGACCGGTTCCCTATGTGAGAACAACGATAAGTTCGCGATTGACCGTACGCTTCCGAAGATTGACATGGGCGATTATCTTGTTATCCACGATACCGGCGCACACGGTTTCGCAATGGGTTACAACTACAACGGCAAGCTCAAATCCGCAGAGCTTCTGCTGTGTGAGGACGGCAGCGTAAAGCAGATCCGCCGTGCCGAGACACCGGAAGATTACTTTGCAACCTTAGATGGTTTCTGGGATGTAGAAGTATAA